The Equus caballus isolate H_3958 breed thoroughbred chromosome 25, TB-T2T, whole genome shotgun sequence nucleotide sequence ACCTGAAACTCTGCCTTCCCCCCCATCCCTTCCCTGTGCCCCATTCCTGCCCCGGCCCCCTCACAGGCACTCTCTTGAGACCCGCtgaatttattgagcacctactgtgtgctgaagACTCCCATCCTCAAGGAGCATCTGACCTCACCCGGGTGACGGGTGACGAGGAGGGTGAGGACAGATGACATCAGCCAAAACCATCTGCCCGCCCCACTCTGCCCTGAACGCTTTAAAAGCGTGAATTCGTGGACTCCTCCCAGTGGCCCTCTGAGGTACTGTCCCATTGTGTTTGTGAAGAACCTGAGGCCGGCAGCCGGTGAGGACCTTGCCCAAGGCCGTGCAGCAAGGCCCAGGCTGCAGGCGGCCAAGCCCAGGCCTGCACCTACGTCTCCGGCAGCAGCCACTCCAGAGGGGGCCCtggccacctcctcctccctggcacCCCTGGGGGCTAGAGCCTGGGGTTTGGTGCCTGCACCTGCTTTCTAGATTCCCCCCAAAACCCCATCAGAGAGGGGCAGTGGCTTGTCCAGGGTCTCACAGTGAGTTGGAGGCAGAAACCTGGGTGCAGCGAGAGGGCGACCCCCCTCAGACAGGTCACCCACACGAGGCCGGGCCTGCGCTGGACTCCCAGTCCTGCCCTTTTAACCTCCGTGACCtgggccccagctctgcccctctgAACCTCCGTGGCCTCCTCTGCGCAGTGGAATGGTGACACCAGGGGGGAGCCTCAGGGACCGGCACAGGACTGTCGCCTCCACGAAGCCCTTCTCAGCGGGAGGGTGGCATTTGTCCCTCCTCTTGCAGccagggctgcccctgcccccacacaggGTCCAGTGTTTCCGGCCTTCGTCTGTCTCTCCCACCTGCCTACGTGCTCACACTAGACCGAGAGGCAGACACACCTTAGTCACTCTTGTTGCCCCCAGGGGACCTAGCCCAGGGCTGCACCGAGAGCTCGCCATGTGCTTCCAGACTGGGTGTTGCGGGTGAGGGCGGTTAGAGCCATCATACCCGAAGGGACTGGCTgttctgcctctctgagcctcaggctcccTCACCTGTAAGGGAGCTGTGAACCTTCCCGCTTCAGAGCCAGCAGGAATCAGGAAGGCCACACGGGCAGAGCCCAGGACAGCGGGCCCAGGTGCAGCTCCTGCCTAAGAGCTGGCGCTCCAGTGGGTCGACACACCCACTCCCCTCCCAACTGGTGAGGCAGCAACCACATCCTGCCTGGTCATACATGGCCCCCACCCCCCGTGTCTGTCATCCTGCCGTGGCAGTCTCCTTCTGGACTCTCCAGGGCAGGCTGTTGCATGCCCTCAGGCCCTCTGTCTTGGCCCCTCCTTCCTTCCGGTCCCCAATCTTTGGGCGCCTGCCTGGATGTGCACTCGGGGATCCGGGAAGGGAGGGACGAGTATCTGGGTGTCTTTCAGCTGGAGGCCAGCCGTGTGATTCAGCAGGCCCTCCCTGGAGTGCCACTTTCCCAGGAGTGTGGGTGGCGTGAGGAGCCAGCTGGTCATTAGAGGGCCCGGGCCTTCCTGGGGGGTGGTCACTCACCCTGGCCTCTGAGTCCTGGCCTTAGCAGGAGGGCTGACCCCTGGGCTGGAGCCGCCGGCCAGGGCGGGTGGTGGTGTCTGCTGGCCCCGTGGTGACCTGAGCTCTGGGAAACCCCAGGGGGTGGGGATGCTGGACTCCTGCCCGTGTGTGGGGCCTCGGGCAGGTGGACAGGGTGCCTGCGCAGTGGTGAGGACCTGGACAGGGAGGTGGAGAGACAGGCCTGGGCTTGGTCTCGGCTCTGCCCTGAGTGGTACAGGGGCTTGGGCAGGTgacttcacctccctgagccctagttccctcatctgtggaatggggacACAGATAGGCCCTACATCTGGGCTTCCAAGGGATTCCATGAGGCAATTCCACATGGGGTAAGGGCTGGCCTAGCGCCTGGCACATGTCCATCTGTTAAGTGCCCCGCTTCCCTCCCAGGGTCTGGCTTGCCTTCCTCCTGTCCTCCCCACCCATCCCTGTGTGTTCTAGACATACGGCCTGGGAAGCATTTGACTTTTGCAGGGAGGCCCTGTTTTCTGAAGTGTTCGTTACCATGGTCATTATTAATATTACCAGTAATCAGAATGAGGTGGCCCAGTCCCATAACCTGGGCCCCCTTGTTCTTCTCCCAAAAGAACAGACCCATTTGTCAAAACACAAGtatgtagggggctggccccacgcatagtggttaagtttggcacactctgcttcagcagcccaagttcacaggttcagatcctgggtatggacctacactactcgtcagccatgctgtggaggcatcccacatgcaaaatacagggacgttgacacagatgttagctcagggctaatcttcctcaagcaaaacaagaggaagattggcaacaaatgttagctcagggcgaatcttcctcaggaagaaacaaaacaaaacactccaCAGGTATTTAAACCTtgatttaaaatgtagattctagATTAGAAAATAGGGAGTAAAGTAAAATCacactattatttaaaaaaatatacacaaaaagaacCAGAAGGTTATTACTCCGTGAAAAGTCAGCAGTGGGTAACCCAGGCCAGTGTTCTTCAAGGAATTTCTCTTGTGGTCCTtatgcttttttatattttcccagcATTCTCCAGGGAACATCCAGTACATTTTTTATCTCGTTACAGCCTCACAGGCTGTTCGTTACAAGCAGCATATCGTGGCAGGGCGGTCCTGGACGAGGTGATCCAAGGACGGGATTCCTTCCACAGGATTATTTTGTTGTACAGCTCCTGGATGTCACTGGCTGGATTTCCTGAACGTGGCAAATCATTTGTGGCACTGAAGTCACGTGTTGAAAATCAGATTCCTAGGCTCTGCAGGAGACCTGCCCAGTTGGACTTTCGGGGAGAATCTGCTGCTGTCGATTTAGTTTCTTTATACACACCCACGTAGACGCACACAGCCAGAGATGATTTTACAGAAATGCATAAGTGTGATCATGTCATCCAGCTTGGGCTGGATAGCCGTCTGGTTTTCTTGTCCTCCCCCTGTGTGGCCCCTCCCCCGGGAGCCTGTCATtacacctgctgtgtgtgtgtccttCCGGTTTCCCCTTGGAGTTCCCAGAATCCTGTATGGACATAACTGCATGCACACAGGTACAACTTTTAAAATCTCCCTATTTTTCCTACAAAAGTGAGTGCATATTAAACTCTGTCTTCCGCATTTGGCTTTTCTCACACTCCGCATAAATCTCTTTGGGTCACTGGTGCAACTTCACGGCGGCTGGTTCCTAGTGAGCCGGAAGTTTTCGCCAAGCCCCTCTGGTCAGTCTGATCATTAGGAAGATGGGGTCTAGACCGGAATTCCGAATGCTCTTGCTGGAAAGCAGGGGCTGCCCCTGTGAGGCTGCAGGAGCATCTGTCAGCGTGGGCCCTGACCTCAGGGCTCGGTCTTCCGTCTGTTAAGTGGGGAGGCTGCCTGCCTTCCCCTGGGGTGGTTTCCCAGCCTCCCAGGACCATGTGGTTTCTGGAGAAAGGCCAATCCATGGGCCGCCCAATGAGTGGCAAAGCTATGACTCCCAGCTAGACTACAGGTGGAATTTTGGATCACGGCCCCGTTGTCTCCTTCCCCTGACCCCTGGATCCCAGAAAGGCAGGCCACCCTGCAGTAACCCCTTGCTGTGGTCTGTTTCAGGTTGAACCATGATTCCAGTGACAGAGCTCCGCTACTTTGCGGACACGCAGCCAGCGTACCGGATCCTGAAGCCGTGGTGGGACGTGTTCACCGACTACATCTCCATCGTCATGCTGATGATCGCAGTCTTTGGGGGCACGCTGCAGGTCACCCAGGACAAGATGATCTGCCTGCCTTGTAAGTGGGTCACCAAGGACTCCTGCAATGACTCTTTCCGAGGCTGGGCAGCCCCTGGCCCAGAGCCCACCTACCCCAACTCCACGGTCCTTCCAGCCCCTGATACAGGCCCCACGGGCATCAAGTACGACCTAGACCGGCACCAGTACAACTACGTGGACGCCGTGTGCTATGAGAACCGCCTGCACTGGTTCGCCAAGTACTTCCCCTACCTGGTGCTTCTGCACACGCTCATCTTCCTGGCCTGCAGCAACTTCTGGTTCAAGTTCCCACGCACCAGCTCGAAGCTGGAACACTTCGTCTCTATCCTGCTTAAGTGCTTCGACTCGCCCTGGACCACGCGGGCCCTGTCGGAGACAGTGGTGGAGGAGAGTGACCCCAAGCCGGCCTTCAGCAAGATGAACGGCTCCATGGACAAGAAATCGTCAACTGTCAGCGAGGACGTGGAGGCCACTGTACCCATGCTGCAGCGGACCAAGTCTCGGATCGAGCAGGGCATCGTGGACCGCTCGGAGACGGGCGTGCTGGACAAGAAGGAGGGGGAGCAAGCCAAGGCGCTATTTGAGAAGGTGAAGAAATTTCGGACCCACGTGGAGGAGGGGGACATCGTATACCGCCTCTATATGCGTCAGACCATCATCAAGGTGATCAAGTTCATCCTCATCATCTGCTACACCGTCTACTACGTGCACAACATCAAGTTCGACGTGGACTGCACTGTGGACATTGAGAGCCTAACGGGCTACCGCACCTACCGGTGTGCCCACCCCCTGGCCACGCTCTTCAAGATCCTGGCGTCCTTCTACATCAGCCTGGTCATCTTCTACGGCCTCATCTGCATGTACACGCTGTGGTGGATGCTGCGGCGCTCGCTCAAGAAGTACTCGTTCGAGTCCATTCGCGAGGAGAGCAGCTACAGCGACATCCCCGACGTCAAGAACGACTTTGCCTTCATGCTGCACCTCATCGACCAGTACGACCCGCTCTACTCGAAGCGCTTTGCTGTCTTCCTGTCAGAGGTGAGCGAGAACAAACTGAGGCAGCTGAACCTCAACAACGAGTGGACGCTGGACAAGCTGCGGCAGCGGCTCACCAAGAACGCGCAGGACAAGTTGGAGCTGCACCTGTTCATGCTCAGCGGCATCCCCGACACTGTGTTTGACCTGGTGGAGCTGGAGGTTCTGAAGCTGGAGCTCATCCCCGACGTCACCATCCCGCCCAGCATCGCTCAGCTCACGGGCCTCAAGGAGCTGTGGCTCTACCACACAGCAGCCAAGATCGAGGCGCCCGCCCTGGCCTTCCTGCGTGAGAACTTGCGGGCGCTGCACATCAAGTTCACGGACATCAAGGAGATCCCGCTGTGGATCTACAGCCTGAAGACCCTGGAGGAGCTGCACCTGACGGGCAACCTGAGCGCAGAGAACAACCGCTACATCGTCATCGACGGGCTGCGTGAGCTCAAGCGCCTCAAGGTGCTGCGGCTCAAGAGCAACCTGAGCAAGCTGCCCCAGGTGGTCACAGATGTGGGCGTGCACCTGCAGAAGCTGTCCATCAACAACGAGGGCACCAAGCTCATCGTCCTCAACAGCCTCAAGAAGATGGTGAACCTGACGGAGCTCGAGCTGATCCGCTGCGACCTGGAGCGCATCCCCCACTCCATCTTCAGCCTCCACAACCTGCAGGAGATCGACCTCAAGGACAACAACCTCAAGACCATCGAGGAGATCATCAGCTTCCAGCACCTGCACCGCCTCACCTGCCTTAAGCTGTGGTACAACCACATCGCCTACATCCCCATCCAGATCGGCAACCTCACCAACCTCGAGCGCCTCTACCTGAACCGCAACAAGATCGAGAAGATCCCCACCCAGCTCTTCTACTGCCGCAAGCTGCGCTACCTGGACCTCAGCCACAACAACCTGACCTTCCTCCCCGCTGACATTGGCCTCCTACAGAACCTCCAGAATCTGGCCGTCACGGCCAACCGGGTGAGTGGCCCTGCAGCAGCTCCATACACGGGCTAGCGGGCAAACTGGCCGTGGCCCATGGTGGGGGTGCTCAGGAGGCCCAGTGTCGCTGGACCGTCAGGTGCGCCCAGCTTTGGAGTGCTCACCTGTGGttcccacagccacccaggaCGAGCTTgttgaaaatacaaatttctgggccccaccccagacctgctaaATCAGCATCTCTGGAGTTGGGAGCCTGTCTTTGTCACAGAATGCTGCAGAGTTCTCCTGCCAGGAGGGATGGTGTGGTCAGATGGGACCTGTCCCCAAGGTGACCTTGCGCTGGATCCTC carries:
- the LRRC8A gene encoding volume-regulated anion channel subunit LRRC8A, with protein sequence MIPVTELRYFADTQPAYRILKPWWDVFTDYISIVMLMIAVFGGTLQVTQDKMICLPCKWVTKDSCNDSFRGWAAPGPEPTYPNSTVLPAPDTGPTGIKYDLDRHQYNYVDAVCYENRLHWFAKYFPYLVLLHTLIFLACSNFWFKFPRTSSKLEHFVSILLKCFDSPWTTRALSETVVEESDPKPAFSKMNGSMDKKSSTVSEDVEATVPMLQRTKSRIEQGIVDRSETGVLDKKEGEQAKALFEKVKKFRTHVEEGDIVYRLYMRQTIIKVIKFILIICYTVYYVHNIKFDVDCTVDIESLTGYRTYRCAHPLATLFKILASFYISLVIFYGLICMYTLWWMLRRSLKKYSFESIREESSYSDIPDVKNDFAFMLHLIDQYDPLYSKRFAVFLSEVSENKLRQLNLNNEWTLDKLRQRLTKNAQDKLELHLFMLSGIPDTVFDLVELEVLKLELIPDVTIPPSIAQLTGLKELWLYHTAAKIEAPALAFLRENLRALHIKFTDIKEIPLWIYSLKTLEELHLTGNLSAENNRYIVIDGLRELKRLKVLRLKSNLSKLPQVVTDVGVHLQKLSINNEGTKLIVLNSLKKMVNLTELELIRCDLERIPHSIFSLHNLQEIDLKDNNLKTIEEIISFQHLHRLTCLKLWYNHIAYIPIQIGNLTNLERLYLNRNKIEKIPTQLFYCRKLRYLDLSHNNLTFLPADIGLLQNLQNLAVTANRIEALPPELFQCRKLRALHLGNNVLQSLPSRVGELTNLTQIELRGNRLECLPVELGECPLLKRSGLVVEEDLFNTLPPEVKERLWRADKEQA